The DNA region ACGGTATTTCCGATAGAGTGCTTTCCCCATAGACTATGCATTATAGCGTTTTTACAAGCGATTGTCTGTTGTTGATTGCACTAATGAATCTAGCGATCACTCAATGAATCGTGCAGAGCTCGAACATAACCAATACTTGCTACTATGCCGAGACCAACACCGGTATAACCTACTGCAGTACCAGCTCGTTTAACATACTTCGACATCCGCGGATGGTCTTCCTCTAGTTTTGAGCCAATGACGTGTGCACCAAGTCCAGCTTGTTGTAGAAAAATGGCTCGTTTACCGAACATACTAGGGTGTATAACGGCTTCTTTATCCATTGATCGGTCAATGGTTGTTGCAACTGCGTTTATGCCGTTCTGTATTGCTACAGCGCTTATTAGGTGACGTGGCGCTAACTTGTGTTTCCATATTGCTGCTGCGGTAAATGCGAGCTTAATCTTGTCTCCTGTTGCATCAACCATCTCACCTAATTCTGATTGAGTGCCTGTTCCTCTTGCGACAGGTCCATCCGCTACGTCAGCAGCAAATGAAGCAGCACAAGTTGCAATACCACCCCACTTATCCAGGTGTCGACTTCCTGCGAAAGCACCTACTAACGCAACTCCGTCTATGACATTTGCTGGCGTCACAATATCGTAGGTTTCATTCGCCACACGCTGAAAGGTATTAGCCTGAGGTGATTCTGGTTGGCTTGTCATTGTATATATTATTTAGCTGAATAAAATTAATGCAAGTATAACAATTTTAAAACGCATATGTGATTGACTGTTACTGCTGCGAGTAACTAAAGAGCTGCTTCGAGAGCTGCCCACTCGGCTTGTTCGTTGTCTTCTGGGACGTTGATACTAACTTGATCATTTGGTTTGGCTTTAAAATAAGTGACGCTAGCTAATAGTACTCGGTATTCACGATCGCCAACAGTCACAAAATAATGGCCGTTTTCTTGCTTAAGTGTCCCGACAAGTTGTTTACGCGGAATTGGGCCGATTTGTTTGTACATAAACGCCCCGTCATCAGCGATAGTCAGTTTTAGGATATCTCCCTGAACAAGTTTTGACTTGCTTGCATAATTGGCTGGAACGGGGTAGATACTCTGCGTCCGATCCGACCATGTTTTGTCCGTCAAAAACACCTTCTATAACTTTACCAAGGTTATCTTCGGTACTATGAACAGTAGAAGCAGCATCGTCACCTACCAGACTAATCAACAGCTCTTTTGCTGCAGCTAGGTTTGTTTCGGCGTCTTGAATAAGTGTTCGTAACCTTTTTACTTGTTTTTCTGGTACATCCGGCATTGTTTTAAGTCTCTCATAAGTGTTTGTTATTTGGGTACACTTACACTTAAAGCTAGCATGCTTAATAATGCAAGTCAAAAAAGTTCAATTAACTGTGGAAAACTTGCTTAGTGTTCGGTCTACAAATACATAACCGCCACAGATTGTGCAGCGGTTATGAAAATGTTTTGTAAAACTTAGGCTAGTTCTGACAGTAGCGCCTGCTTCTTCGAGCTGCTTTCTGAGCATTCGGAGCGTCTTCTTTGGCCGCTTTTTCGAGTACCGGGTTTGGTGCACCGTCTCACTTACTGCCTCGGCTTCGCCAAGTCCGAGGTCCGTAAATACTTAACAGCCTTAATAACGGCAACTTTTTGTGCGCCTGCATCTTTTAGAACAACGTCAAACTCAGTTTGTTCGTCTTCTGCTGGTGCAGCCTCACCGCCGGCTGCCG from Candidatus Saccharibacteria bacterium includes:
- a CDS encoding CDP-alcohol phosphatidyltransferase family protein, with the translated sequence MTSQPESPQANTFQRVANETYDIVTPANVIDGVALVGAFAGSRHLDKWGGIATCAASFAADVADGPVARGTGTQSELGEMVDATGDKIKLAFTAAAIWKHKLAPRHLISAVAIQNGINAVATTIDRSMDKEAVIHPSMFGKRAIFLQQAGLGAHVIGSKLEEDHPRMSKYVKRAGTAVGYTGVGLGIVASIGYVRALHDSLSDR